The Geminocystis sp. NIES-3708 genomic sequence ATACGTAATGATGAACATTTTCCACCACCTTTAGCAGATAAAGTATTAGCGGTTGGTGATATTTTATTAGTGAGAGGAAGTCGTAGTAATTTATTGAATATTAAAGATGAAAAAGGGGTAGAAATTTTAGCTGATTTTAAATTTAATTCAGAGACTTTAGAAAAAGAATATAGAAATCAAGAAGAAAAAATTGCTGAGGTTTTAATTTTATCAAACTCTCGTTTAATTGGTTCAACATTAAAAGATTTACGTTTTAGGCAACGTTATAATGGTACTATTTTAGCCATAAGAAGAGGGCAAGAATTGATTAGAGAAAGACTTGGTAAAATTACTTTAAAATTTGGTGATTTATTATTAATTCAAGCACCAAAAGAGAGTTTTATTGGTTTACAAACTACCAGAGAATTATTAGTTTTAGAAGAAAAAAATCGAGAAAATTTAAGACAAGATAAATCTTTCATTGCTTTAGCTATTATTGTAGTAGTAATAATAATCTCAGCTTTAGATATTCTGCCCATTTTAACAGCTAGTTTAATCGGTGTTATTTTAATGGTGATTACTGGTTGTTTAAAACCGGGGGAAATTTATGGTGCTGTGCGATGGGATATAATTTTTTTATTAGCTGGATTAATTCCTCTTGGAGTGGCAATGGATAACTCCGGCACTAATCAATGGTTAGCTGATAAATTATTAGCGGTGACGGATAATCTATCACAATATTGGATTTTGGTGCTATTTTACTTTGCAACTTCCCTGTTAACAGAAGTTTTATCAAATAACGCTGCGGTGGTTTTAATGATTCCTATTGCTGTTAAAGTGGCAGAAACTATTAGTCTCGATCCTTTATCATTTATGTATGTAGTAACATTTGCCGCTTCTAATAGTTATTTAGCACCCATTGGCTATCAAACTAATACCATGGTATATGCACCAGGTGGTTATAAATTCTTAGATTATACCCGTGTTGGTTTTCCTCTTACCATTGCCTTAACTCTTATTACTCCCCTATTAATTATGAAGATTTATGGAGTTTAGAATTATTGAAAATTAGGATTCATAAATATAGAAGTTAAATGTGTTTTAGCTTAATTGTTAATTATATAAAAGCGTTTTTTATTTTCAT encodes the following:
- a CDS encoding SLC13 family permease: MDFLSNISPIFLTITVLVVALIAFIAEWLPVDLTSLSVAVVLMLLGLVSPDEGISGFGNSATITVMAMFILSAGITKTGVLNIVRDWLIKWGGYNPTRQILVMGGIVGSISAFINNTAVVAIFLPIVEQWSKQTKVSVSKLLIPLSYATVLGGMITVLGTSTNILASGIAVQLGYEEFSIFQFTQLGLPTFLIGLIYLAFACPKLLPARKPPGGESLSEDYELKEYVSEMIIPPKSSLIGQTLRSSEIQRKFDLDVLEIIRNDEHFPPPLADKVLAVGDILLVRGSRSNLLNIKDEKGVEILADFKFNSETLEKEYRNQEEKIAEVLILSNSRLIGSTLKDLRFRQRYNGTILAIRRGQELIRERLGKITLKFGDLLLIQAPKESFIGLQTTRELLVLEEKNRENLRQDKSFIALAIIVVVIIISALDILPILTASLIGVILMVITGCLKPGEIYGAVRWDIIFLLAGLIPLGVAMDNSGTNQWLADKLLAVTDNLSQYWILVLFYFATSLLTEVLSNNAAVVLMIPIAVKVAETISLDPLSFMYVVTFAASNSYLAPIGYQTNTMVYAPGGYKFLDYTRVGFPLTIALTLITPLLIMKIYGV